Below is a window of Clavibacter michiganensis subsp. tessellarius DNA.
GAGGTCGGCGATCGTGAAGCCGTCGTGCGCGGTGATGAAGTTGATCGACGCGACCGGCCGGCGGCCCGAGTGCTCGTAGAGGTCGGCGGATCCCGTGATGCGGGCCGCGAACTCGCCGAGCGAGGAGGCCTCGCCGCGCCAGAAGTCGCGCACCGTGTCGCGGTACTTGCCGTTCCACTCCGTCCACTGCGGCGGGAAGTTGCCCACCTGGTAGCCGCCGGGGCCCACGTCCCACGGCTCGGCGATGAGCTTGACCTGCGACACCACCGGGTCCTGCTGCACGAGCTCGAAGAAGGTGGCGAGCTTGTCGACGTCGTAGAACTCGCGCGCGAGCGCGGAGGCGAGGTCGAAGCGGAAGCCGTCCACGTGCATCTCGGTCACCCAGTAGCGCAGCGAGTCCATGATCAGCTGCAGCGCGTGCGGGTGGCGGACGTTGAGCGAGTTGCCCGTGCCCGTGTAGTCCATGTAGTAGGTGGGGTCGTCCTCCATGAGCCGGTAGTAGGCCTGGTTGTCGATGCCCTTGAACGACAGCGTCGGGCCGAGGTGGTTGCCCTCGGCCGTGTGGTTGTAGACCACGTCGAGGATGACCTCGATGCCGGCCGCGTGCAGCGCCCGCACCATCGACTTGAACTCCTGCACCTGCTGGCCGAGCTCGCCCGTGGACGAGTAGGCGTTGTGCGGCGCGAAGAACCCGATGGTGTTGTAGCCCCAGTAGTTGCGGAGGCCCTTCTCGAGCAGCGTGTTGTCCTGCACGAACTGGTGCACGGGCATCAGCTCGATGGCCGTCACGCCGAGTCGCTGCAGGTGGTCGATGACCGCGGGGTGCGCGATGCCGGCGTACGTGCCGCGCAGCTCCTCGGGGATCCGCGGGTGCAGCTGCGTGAGGCCCTTCACGTGCGCCTCGTAGACGACGGTCTCGCTGTAGGGCGTGCGGGGGAGCCGGTCGCCGTCCCAGTCGAAGAACGGGTTGACCACGACGCCGAGCATCATGTGCGGGCCCGAGTCCTCGTCGTTGCGGCTCGCCGGGTCGCCGAACTCGTACGCGAACAGCGACGGGTGCCAGTCGAACTCGCCGCAGGTGGCCTTCGCGTAGGGGTCCAGCAGCAGCTTCGCGGGGTTCGAGCGGTGCCCGGCCTCGGGCTCGTACGGCCCGGTGACGCGGTAGCCGTAGCGCTGGCCCGGCTGCACGTGCGGGAGGTAGCAGTGCCAGACGTGCGCGTCGACCTCGGTCACGTCCACGCGGGTCTCGGTGCCGTCCTCCTCGATGAGGCACAGCTGCACCCTCTCGGCGACCTCGCTGAAGAGCGCGAAGTTCGTGCCGCTCCCGTCGAAGGTCGCGCCGAGCGGGTACGGGTTTCCGGGCCAGGTGTGCAAGTGGTCCTCCAGTTGGGTCGACTCGTCCGCCGACGGCGCGCGTGCGCGCGGGTCCGTCGGGGGCGGGGCAGGCGGTGGATCCGCGTGGGCCGCAGCGGCGGGGAGGCCGGATGCGACGCAGCGACGCACCAGGGGCGAGGCTACCGCGAGGACGCGGATCGCCCGGCATCCGGCGGGCCTCGCGGGGTACGGTGGGACGCATGACCAACCTCGTCGCACAGCTCGCAGAGAACGTGAAGAACGCCGGAGTGGGGACGGTCTACGGCGACCCCCTCGACATCGACGGCTCGACCATCGTCCCGGTGGCATTCGCCTGGTACGGCTTCGGCGGGGGCAGCGACCTCCCCGACTCCGACGGCAACGTCGCGGGCGGCGGCGGGGGCGGCGGCGCCACTTGGCCGATCGGCGCCTACATCGCCACCGACGGCGAGGTGCGGTTCCAGCCGAACGTCATCGCGCTGCTCGCGGTGGCCACGCCCGTCATCTGGATCTCCGGCAAGGTCCTCGTCAAGCTCATCAAGACGCTGAAGTAGCGCACGGCGTCCCCGGACGCGCACGACCAGCGCGGAGCGCGGGTGCCCTCGGGCACCCGCGCTCCCGTGCGTCCGTGGCATCTGCGCATCCCGGGCGCGCCGGATGCCCGACCGCGCGCTAGGATCGCACCGAACACGGGAGTCCGGTGAGCCGGGCTGAGAGGAAGACACCCAGTCTTCGACCGTCGAACCTGATCTGGATCATGCCAGCGCAGGGAGGCTTCCATCTCGCACCCGTGCCCTCTTCCACTCCTCCGAAGGGCACGTCCAATGACCGCATCACCCTCGTCCACCGCATCCGCCGCGAGCGTCGACCCCGGCGCCCGCGCTCCCCGCTCGGGCCTCCGCGCCCGCTGGCGCGTCATCGACATCGTCGTGGCCAGCGTCCTCGGCGTCGCGTCCGGCCTCGTCTTCGTCCTCTGGAACACGGCGTCCGTGCCGGTGAGCGGGCTCTTCGAGCCCCTCCTCCCGGGGCTCCAGGCCCTCGCCGGCGGCGGCTGGCTCTTCGCGGGCGTCCTCACCGGCATCGTGATCCGCAAGCCCGGAGCCGCCCTGTACGGCGAGCTCCTCGCGGCCTTCGTCTCGATGCTGGTCGGGAACGTCTGGGGCGTGAGCACGCTCCTCTCCGGCCTCACCCAGGGCCTCGGCGCCGAGCTCGTGCTCCTCGTCTTCCTCTACGCGAACTGGCGCGCGTACGTCGCCGTGCTCGCGGGCATGGGCGCGGGCCTCGGCATGGCCGTGACCGACCTCATCACCTACTACCCGGGCTCCTCGCCGCTCTTCGTCGCCGTCTACACGATCGCGGCGCTCGTCTCCGGGGCGGTCGTCGCGGGCCTGCTCTCGTGGCTGGTGGCCCGGGCGCTCGCGCGCACGGGCGCGCTCTCGCGCTTCGCCTCGGGTCGCGACACCGCGGCCCGGGTCTGAGCGTGCGGCGGCCCGGCCGACGCGGGTCGGCGGGCGCGCCGGTCGCCGGCACCGCTCCCGGGGGCGGATCGTCCTCGGGCGGCGCCGCCGTCCGGGCCGTCGGCTGGGGCTGGCGCCACGCGGGCCGGAGCGCCTGGGCCGTGCGGGACGTCGACCTCGTCATCGAGCCGGGGGAGCGCGTCCTGCTGCTCGGCGCATCCGGCGCCGGCAAGACCACGCTGCTGCACGCGCTCGCGGGCGTCCTCGGCGGCGACGACGAGGGCGAGAGCCGGGGCGAGCTGCAGGTCGACGGCGCGGATCCGGCCGGCCAGCGGGGGCGCGCGGGCCTCGTCCTCCAGGACCCCGACGCGCAGGTGATCCTCTCCCGCGTCGGCGACGACGTCGCCTTCGGCTGCGAGAACCTCGGCGTCCCGCGCGACGAGATCTGGGCCCGCGTCCGCGACGCGCTCGACGCCGTCGGCCTCGACGTCGCGCTCGACCGCTCGACGACCGCGCTCTCCGGTGGCCAGAAGCAGCGCCTCGCGCTCGCGGGCGTCCTCGCCATGCGGCCCGGCCTCCTCCTCCTCGACGAGCCGACGGCCAACCTCGATCCCGAGGGCGTGGGCGAGGTGCGCCGCGCGGTCGAGCGGGTCGTCGCGTCCACGGGCACCACGCTCGTCGTCATCGAGCACCGCGTGGCCGTGTGGCAGGACCTGGTCGACCGGGTGGTCGTGCTGGGTGCGGACGGCGGCGTCCTCGCCGACGGCGCCCCCGACGACGTGCTGCGCGACCAGGGCGCCTCCCTGGCGGCGGCCGGCGTCTGGGTCCCGGGACGCGAGCCGGTCGCCCCGGTCCGGTCGCCGGCCGCGCCGTCCCCGCTCCTCCGGGCCGACGGCCTCGGGGTGGGGCGGCGCCGCGGGGTCGCCGTGGCCGGCGACGTCTCCCTCGGGCTCTCCGCGGGCCGCGTCGCGGCGCTCACGGGCCCGAACGGCGGCGGGAAGAGCACGCTGGCGCTCACCCTGGGCGGCCTGCTGCCGGCCGTCGCGGGCCGGGTCGTCGCCGAGGGCGCGCTCGCGGACGGCCTCGGCGCGGATCCGTCCGCCTGGCGCTCGCGCGAGCTCGCCGCCCGCATCGGCACGGTCTTCCAGGATCCCGAGCACCAGTTCCTCGCGGCGACCGTCCGCGCGGAGCTCGAGGTCGGCCCCCGCGCCGTCGGCGCCGATCCGGTCGCCTCCCCGCGACGCGTCGACGAGCTGCTCGTGCGCCTCCGGCTCGACGGCCTCGCCCAGGCCAACCCGTTCACGCTCTCCGGCGGGGAGAAGCGCCGCCTGTCCGTGGCCACCGCGCTCGCGACGGCCCCGCGCCTCCTCGTCCTCGACGAGCCGACCTTCGGCCAGGACGCCCGCACCTGGGCGGAGCTCGTCGCCCTCCTCGCCGACCTCGTCGACCGCGAGGGCGTCGGCGTCCTCGCGGTCACCCACGACGAGCACCTCGTGGCCTCGCTCGCGGACGACGTGCTCCGGCTGGATCCCGCCGACGCGGCTCCCGCGCGCCTCCGGGTGGTGCGATGAGCGCCGCGATCCGCGAGGCCGTGCCGGCCTCGCGCGCGACCGGCCTCGCCGCGGTCAACCCCGTCGCCCGGCTGGCCGCCGCGCTCGTGCTGACGCTCGCGCTCGTCCTCAGCCTCGACGTGGTCTCCGCCGGCGCCGCGCTGGCGCTCGAGCTGCTGCTGCTGCCGCTCACCGGGATCCGCGTCCGGTCGCTCCTCGTCCGCGGCATCCCGATCTGGATCGCGGCCCCGGGCGCGGGCCTCACGATCCTGCTCTACGGGCGCACCTCCGGCGACGTCTACGCGCAGTTCCTCCTCGTGGTGGTGAGCGAGGGATCCGTGCTGCTGGCCGTGGCGACGACCCTCCGCGTGCTCGCGGTCGGCATCGCGTCGCTCATCCTGTTCTCGGACGTGGACCCGACCGACCTCGCCGACGGCCTCGCGCAGGTGTGGCGGCTCCCGTCGCGGTTCGTCCTGGGGGCCCTCGCGGGCGTCCGCCTGGTCGGGCTCCTGCTCCACGACTGGCGGTCGCTCGAGCTCGCCCGCCGGGCCCGCGGCGTGGCCGACCGGGGCCGCGTGCGCCGGTTCGCCGGGCAGGCGTTCGCCCTGCTGGTGCTGTCCATCCGCCGTGGCAGCAAGCTCGCCACCGCGATGGAGGCGCGCGGCTTCGGCGGCCCGGGCCTCCGCACGTGGGCGCGGCCCAGCGTCGTCGGCCGACGCGAGCACCTGGTGGTCCTCGTGGCCGTGCTGGTCGCCGCGGCGTCCGTCGGGGCCGCGGTCGCGGCCGGGACGTGGGACTTCGTTGCCGCCTGACGCGGGGGAGCGGCGCCCGGCGCTGGTCCTCGTCGACGGCCCCAGCGGATCCGGCAAGTCCACGCTCGCCGACGCGCTCGTCCGGGACGGCGACGCGGCGGCGCACCTCCCGCCGGGCGCCCAGCTGCTCCGCCTCGACGACGTCTACCCCGGCTGGGACGGCCTGGAGGCGGCGTCCCGCCACCTCGAGCAGCACGTGATGACGGGGATGCGTCCGGGCGGCCGACCGCGCTGGCGCCGCTGGGACTGGGCCGCCGACGCCCCTGCGGAGTGGCACGACCTCGATCCCGACCGGCCTCTCGTGGTCGAGGGCTGCGGATCCCTCACCCGCGCCGCGGCGGCCCTGGCGACGCACCGGATCTGGGTCGAGGCGGACGACGACGTCCGTCGCGCCCGCGCCATCTCCCGCGACGGCGCGTCCTTCGCGGTCGAGTGGGAGCGCTGGGACGCCCAGTGGCGCGCGCACGTGGCCCGCGAGGACCCGCGCGCCCTGGCCGACGCCGTCGTCCGCACGGACGCGGTCGCGGCGCCCGGGTAGCCTGAGGCCATGACCGATTCCGCACCCACCGACGTCCGCTACCTCGCCGTCTTCGCCGACGGCCCCCTCGAAGGCACCACCGAGACGCGCGTGCTCGTGGACGGCGCGCACGACGAGACCATCAGCACCCTCTCCGCCGTCGAGGGCAAGGAGTCCCTCTTCCAATACCGCGCCGGCGAGGTGACCGAGGTCGCGGGCGAGAAGCGCGTCACGTACTCGTTCGTGGCCGACGGCAGCGACGACGTCCTCGGCGAGGGCGACGACGAGTCCCTCGAGCTCTGATCCGTTCCCGGCGCCTCCGCGCCGGCCCCGACGGCCCCGGCCCGCGACGCGGCAGCCGGGGCCGTCGTGCGTCCGGGCGCGCTCGCGCCGGTCCGGCGTCAGGCCCAGCCGAGCTCGTGCAGCCGGTCGTCGTCGATGCCGTGGAAGTGGGCGATCTCGTGCACGAGCGTGACGTGCACGAGGTCGCGGAGCGCGTCCACGTCCTCCGCCTCGTGCAGGTGCGGCTCGCGGTACACGACGATGCGATCCGGCATCTCGCCGAACCCGTACTGGCCGCGCTCGGTCATGGCGACGCCGTCGTAGAGCCCGAGCAGGTCGAGGGACCCGTCCTCGGGACGGTCCTCCACCACGAAGACGACGTTGTCGAGGCCGTCGACCATCTCGTCCGGCAGCGCGTCGAGCTCGTCGACCACCAGCCGCTCGAAGTCCTCCGGGTCGCAGTGCAGCACGGATCCAGCCTCGCACACGCCCCGGACCCGGGCTGCCCCGGAGACGACGGAAGGGCCGGAGACGACGGAAGGGCCGGGACCCTCTCGGATCCCGGCCCTTCCCGGTGGGGTGGACGACGGGGCTCGAACCCGCGACTTCCGGCTCCACAAGCCAGCGCTCTGCCAACTGAGCTACGCCCACCATGCGGCCGATCCCGCTCTCGCAGACGGCCATGAATGAGGATACTACAGGCGCGGAGCCCATGCGGACGTCACGTCCGCGGAGATGGCCTGCACGTCCTCCGTCGCGGGCCCCGGAGCCGGCACGAAGGCGGCGCGGCGGTAGTACTCGAGCTCGCGGATGGACTCGAGGATGTCGGCGAGGGCGCGGTGCCCGCCGTTCTTCGCGGGGGAGTTGAAGTAGATCCGGGGGAACCACTCCTTCGCGAGCACCTTGATCGAGGAGACGTCGACGCTGCGGTAGTGCAGGTGCGCGTCGACGCGCGGCATGTACTTGGCGAGGAACGCGCGGTCGGTGCCGATGGTGTTGCCCGCGATGGGCGCCTTGCCGCCGTTCGGCACGTGCTGCAGCAGGTACTCGAGCACCGCGAACTCGGCGTCCGCGAGGCTCACTCCCGCGGGGATCTCGTCGAGCAGGCCCGAGGAGCGGTGCATGTCGGTGACGAACTCGCCCATGTTGGCGAGCGCCGCCGGATCCGGGTTGATGACGATCGTGAAGCCCGGGTCCACGGGGACGAGGTCGAAGTCGGTGACGACCACCGCGACCTCCACCAGCTCGTCGATCGCGAGGTCGAGCCCCGTCATCTCGCAGTCGATCCACACCAGCCGGTCCGCGTTGTTGCCCATCCCGAGATCCTATCGGCGGGCCGGGCGGGGCGGATCCGGCCCGCCTACCATGGGTGGGTGATCACCCTCCTCGCCGTCCTCCTCCTCGTCAACGGCGTCTGGAACGTCGTCGTCTGGCCGCAGTTCCTGAAGCGCGTCGCGAGGGACCCGCGTGCCCGCGCCGCTGACGGGTCCCGCACCCCGTTCTTCACCGTGCACCTCGTGCTCGTCTCCGTGTCGCTGCTCCTCGCGGCCCTCTCCCTCGTCGCCGCCGTCGCGGCCTTCCTCTCCTGACCTCCGCCGAGGACGCGGGCGCGCCCGGCGTCCGCGTCGTGATGTACTCCTCGCTGTTCTGCGTCCCGTGCCAGGCCACCCGGCGCGTGCTCGCCGAGGTGCAGCGCCTGCTGCCCTGGCTCGCCGTGGAGGAGCTCGACGTCGCGGCGCACCCCGACCGGGCCGAGGCGGAGCGGATCCGCTCGACGCCGACGATCCTCGTGCACGCCGGCGACGTGCAGGTGCTGCGCGCCGAAGGCGTGCCGACCGCCCCGCAGGTGCTGCAGGCCGTGGCGCGGGCGATGGACGCGTCCGCCGCGCCGCCCCGCTCCGGCCCGGGCGCCGCGGGACCCGCGTAGTACCCTCGTCACGACCCTCCGTAGCTCAATGGATAGAGCATCGGCCTTCTAATCCGACGGTTGCGCGTTCGAGTCGCGCCGGGGGGACCACCGCTGTCGCGGGGCACCTGTTCGTCGTAGATTTGGGCGCATGCGCGACATCCAGTCACAGATCATCGACGCCCTCGAGGTGCGACCGACCATCGATCCCGCGGACGAGGTCCGGAAGCGCGTCGACTTCCTCAAGGCCTACCTCCGCTCCACGGGCGCGGAGGGATTCGTCCTCGGCATCAGCGGCGGACAGGACTCCTCCCTCGCGGGTCGTCTCGCCCAGCTGGCCGTCGAGGAGCTCGCCGCCGAGGGCGTCCGGGCGGACTTCGTCGCCGTGCGGCTGCCCTACGGGGTGCAGGCCGACGAGGAGGACGCGCAGCTCGCCCTGCGCTTCATCCAGCCGAAGGCCAGCGTCGTGTTCGACATCAAGCGCGCCGTGGACGGCTTCGAGGCGGAGTACGCCGACGCGGCGGGCCACCGGATGCTCGACTTCACCAAGGGCAACGTCAAGGCGCGCTCGCGCATGGTCGCCCAGTACGCCCTCGCCGGACAGGCGCGCCTCCTCGTCGTCGGCACGGACCACGCGGCCGAGGCGGTCACGGGCTTCTTCACCAAGTACGGCGACGGCGGCGCGGACGTGCTGCCCCTCACGGGCCTCTCGAAGCGCCAGGGCCGCGCGCTGCTCGAGCACCTGGACGCCCCCGAGCGCCTCTACCTCAAGGCGCCCACGGCGGACCTCCTCGACGACACCCCCGGTCAGACCGACGAGGCGAACCTCGGCCTCACCTACGCCGACATCGACGACTACCTCGAGGGGCGCGTCGTCGCCGACGAGGTGGCCGAGGCCATCGAGGCGCGGTACGCCAGCACGGAGCACAAGCGCCGCGTCCCCGCGACGATGTTCGACGACTGGTGGAAGTGATCCGCGTCCTTCCCCGCACATGACGACGCCCCGCACCTCATCGAGGTGCGGGGCGTCGTCGCGCGAGGCCGAGGATCAGCGGCGCTCGGCCTCCGCGGCGCGGGAGTTCGCGGCGGACGACGAGGGGACAGGCGGGCTGTACTGCTCGTCGGGGGACTCGACGCGTCGCTCGGCGGCCTGCTGGTCGTCGGTGCCGGGGCGCCAGGGGACGGGGACCGCGGCGATGCCGGGGGAGGGCTCGGGCGCCCGGGGAGCCGGAGCGTCCGTCGCGGGCGAGTCGTCCTCGAACTGCCAGCGGGCGATGTCGCCCTGGAAGATCTTGCGGGCGCGGCCCGGGTGGTGCTGCCACTCCACGATGCGGTCGCGGAACTCGGCGAGCTGCGTGTCGAACTGGAACCCGAAGCTGCCGCTGCCGCGCTTGAACTCCGTGATCTCGTGCGCCGCCCACGTGGCCGCGGTCGCGGCGCCCTTGACCGGCATGAGGCGGATGCGGATGTCGGCCTCGCCGGCGGCGCGATCGGCGAGCACGCGCTCCTGCGGCGTGAGGCCGTC
It encodes the following:
- the glgX gene encoding glycogen debranching protein GlgX codes for the protein MHTWPGNPYPLGATFDGSGTNFALFSEVAERVQLCLIEEDGTETRVDVTEVDAHVWHCYLPHVQPGQRYGYRVTGPYEPEAGHRSNPAKLLLDPYAKATCGEFDWHPSLFAYEFGDPASRNDEDSGPHMMLGVVVNPFFDWDGDRLPRTPYSETVVYEAHVKGLTQLHPRIPEELRGTYAGIAHPAVIDHLQRLGVTAIELMPVHQFVQDNTLLEKGLRNYWGYNTIGFFAPHNAYSSTGELGQQVQEFKSMVRALHAAGIEVILDVVYNHTAEGNHLGPTLSFKGIDNQAYYRLMEDDPTYYMDYTGTGNSLNVRHPHALQLIMDSLRYWVTEMHVDGFRFDLASALAREFYDVDKLATFFELVQQDPVVSQVKLIAEPWDVGPGGYQVGNFPPQWTEWNGKYRDTVRDFWRGEASSLGEFAARITGSADLYEHSGRRPVASINFITAHDGFTIADLVSYNEKHNDANGEDNNDGESHNRSWNMGVEGPTDDPAILTLRGRQQRNMLATMILSQGVPMILHGDELGRTQQGNNNTYAQDNEISWVHWDQADQPLAEFTASVVRLRKEHPTFRRGRFFDGRPVRRGEGEPLPDIVWLDADATPMVDDDWESGLRAIGMFLNGNGIRGRDRRGEDIYDTHFLLYFNAHDEPVSFTLPSDEYADAWETVIDTAGVGADSTALRASSVVDVAAKALVVLRAYTEPEVEPDHSVAASLAVLTHAQADRPAADPRSDIS
- a CDS encoding AAA family ATPase, whose product is MPPDAGERRPALVLVDGPSGSGKSTLADALVRDGDAAAHLPPGAQLLRLDDVYPGWDGLEAASRHLEQHVMTGMRPGGRPRWRRWDWAADAPAEWHDLDPDRPLVVEGCGSLTRAAAALATHRIWVEADDDVRRARAISRDGASFAVEWERWDAQWRAHVAREDPRALADAVVRTDAVAAPG
- a CDS encoding metallopeptidase family protein, with amino-acid sequence MLHCDPEDFERLVVDELDALPDEMVDGLDNVVFVVEDRPEDGSLDLLGLYDGVAMTERGQYGFGEMPDRIVVYREPHLHEAEDVDALRDLVHVTLVHEIAHFHGIDDDRLHELGWA
- the nadE gene encoding ammonia-dependent NAD(+) synthetase, whose translation is MRDIQSQIIDALEVRPTIDPADEVRKRVDFLKAYLRSTGAEGFVLGISGGQDSSLAGRLAQLAVEELAAEGVRADFVAVRLPYGVQADEEDAQLALRFIQPKASVVFDIKRAVDGFEAEYADAAGHRMLDFTKGNVKARSRMVAQYALAGQARLLVVGTDHAAEAVTGFFTKYGDGGADVLPLTGLSKRQGRALLEHLDAPERLYLKAPTADLLDDTPGQTDEANLGLTYADIDDYLEGRVVADEVAEAIEARYASTEHKRRVPATMFDDWWK
- a CDS encoding thioredoxin family protein, yielding MYSSLFCVPCQATRRVLAEVQRLLPWLAVEELDVAAHPDRAEAERIRSTPTILVHAGDVQVLRAEGVPTAPQVLQAVARAMDASAAPPRSGPGAAGPA
- a CDS encoding ECF transporter S component encodes the protein MTASPSSTASAASVDPGARAPRSGLRARWRVIDIVVASVLGVASGLVFVLWNTASVPVSGLFEPLLPGLQALAGGGWLFAGVLTGIVIRKPGAALYGELLAAFVSMLVGNVWGVSTLLSGLTQGLGAELVLLVFLYANWRAYVAVLAGMGAGLGMAVTDLITYYPGSSPLFVAVYTIAALVSGAVVAGLLSWLVARALARTGALSRFASGRDTAARV
- the orn gene encoding oligoribonuclease → MGNNADRLVWIDCEMTGLDLAIDELVEVAVVVTDFDLVPVDPGFTIVINPDPAALANMGEFVTDMHRSSGLLDEIPAGVSLADAEFAVLEYLLQHVPNGGKAPIAGNTIGTDRAFLAKYMPRVDAHLHYRSVDVSSIKVLAKEWFPRIYFNSPAKNGGHRALADILESIRELEYYRRAAFVPAPGPATEDVQAISADVTSAWAPRL
- a CDS encoding energy-coupling factor transporter transmembrane component T family protein; this encodes MSAAIREAVPASRATGLAAVNPVARLAAALVLTLALVLSLDVVSAGAALALELLLLPLTGIRVRSLLVRGIPIWIAAPGAGLTILLYGRTSGDVYAQFLLVVVSEGSVLLAVATTLRVLAVGIASLILFSDVDPTDLADGLAQVWRLPSRFVLGALAGVRLVGLLLHDWRSLELARRARGVADRGRVRRFAGQAFALLVLSIRRGSKLATAMEARGFGGPGLRTWARPSVVGRREHLVVLVAVLVAAASVGAAVAAGTWDFVAA
- a CDS encoding SCO4848 family membrane protein; translation: MITLLAVLLLVNGVWNVVVWPQFLKRVARDPRARAADGSRTPFFTVHLVLVSVSLLLAALSLVAAVAAFLS
- a CDS encoding ABC transporter ATP-binding protein gives rise to the protein MRRPGRRGSAGAPVAGTAPGGGSSSGGAAVRAVGWGWRHAGRSAWAVRDVDLVIEPGERVLLLGASGAGKTTLLHALAGVLGGDDEGESRGELQVDGADPAGQRGRAGLVLQDPDAQVILSRVGDDVAFGCENLGVPRDEIWARVRDALDAVGLDVALDRSTTALSGGQKQRLALAGVLAMRPGLLLLDEPTANLDPEGVGEVRRAVERVVASTGTTLVVIEHRVAVWQDLVDRVVVLGADGGVLADGAPDDVLRDQGASLAAAGVWVPGREPVAPVRSPAAPSPLLRADGLGVGRRRGVAVAGDVSLGLSAGRVAALTGPNGGGKSTLALTLGGLLPAVAGRVVAEGALADGLGADPSAWRSRELAARIGTVFQDPEHQFLAATVRAELEVGPRAVGADPVASPRRVDELLVRLRLDGLAQANPFTLSGGEKRRLSVATALATAPRLLVLDEPTFGQDARTWAELVALLADLVDREGVGVLAVTHDEHLVASLADDVLRLDPADAAPARLRVVR